In one window of Insulibacter thermoxylanivorax DNA:
- a CDS encoding N-acetylmuramoyl-L-alanine amidase, which translates to MKRTIIVVLTAVMLLVSPLTAGAATVLLDPGHGGSDPGAIGVTGLYEKEVNLDIALKVRDELERRGYDVIMTRTTDTYLSLQERIMIAEQVKPDILVSIHANSFHRPDVKGTLVLYYDNRYPQQRYPASEAMIRLSPESRKLAEALLEAAVEAAGTVNRGLLASSVYMVRMGSMPSALIETAFLSNPEDEQLLKTQEFREKMAVGIANGIERYLPPRFRDIAGHWASKSILHLFKQGIVEGDGRYYYPDRSLTRAEFVAMLDRSGLLDEPESDMPATPIDLVWNVETLTEAVYGEASGTEPEIPVFHDLDESHWAYANLVKAIEAGILEGFVDGTIRPDGEITRAEVIVIIDRLLHGEEEQQDVQAATPAEAFMRYFQSHIPFVDVPVAEWFTNAVYRLYDLKIINGVSETSFAPHKLMSRAEAAVLIDRYLSSGLEESYKM; encoded by the coding sequence ATGAAGAGAACGATCATCGTCGTCTTAACAGCTGTCATGCTGTTGGTATCCCCGCTGACGGCAGGAGCGGCGACCGTCTTGCTCGATCCGGGACACGGCGGATCGGATCCGGGTGCCATCGGGGTGACGGGACTCTATGAGAAAGAAGTCAATCTGGATATCGCATTGAAAGTAAGAGATGAGCTTGAGAGACGTGGATATGACGTGATCATGACCCGCACAACCGACACATACCTAAGCCTTCAAGAACGCATCATGATCGCCGAACAAGTGAAACCGGATATCCTTGTCTCGATCCATGCGAATTCTTTCCATCGCCCGGATGTGAAGGGTACACTCGTCCTATACTATGACAACCGCTATCCGCAGCAGCGTTATCCCGCGAGCGAAGCGATGATTCGCTTATCGCCGGAAAGCCGCAAGTTAGCAGAAGCCCTGCTTGAAGCCGCGGTAGAAGCGGCCGGCACGGTGAACCGCGGATTGCTTGCGAGCTCGGTGTACATGGTGAGGATGGGTTCGATGCCAAGCGCATTGATTGAGACCGCCTTCTTGTCCAATCCCGAGGATGAGCAGCTGCTTAAGACGCAGGAATTCCGCGAGAAGATGGCTGTCGGCATAGCCAATGGAATCGAGCGGTATTTGCCGCCGCGATTCAGAGACATAGCCGGCCACTGGGCCAGCAAATCCATACTTCATCTCTTCAAGCAGGGAATCGTCGAAGGAGACGGCCGTTATTATTACCCGGACCGCTCCTTAACCCGCGCGGAATTTGTCGCCATGCTGGATCGCAGCGGACTCTTGGACGAGCCCGAAAGCGACATGCCGGCAACACCGATTGATCTGGTATGGAATGTCGAGACCTTAACCGAGGCGGTATACGGCGAGGCGTCGGGTACTGAACCGGAGATCCCCGTCTTTCATGATCTGGACGAGAGCCACTGGGCTTATGCCAATCTGGTGAAGGCAATCGAAGCCGGGATTCTCGAAGGATTCGTGGACGGCACGATCCGTCCGGACGGCGAGATCACCCGGGCCGAGGTGATCGTGATCATCGACCGGTTGCTGCACGGCGAGGAGGAGCAGCAAGATGTTCAGGCGGCAACGCCGGCAGAGGCCTTTATGCGTTATTTTCAGTCCCATATTCCCTTTGTCGATGTGCCTGTGGCAGAATGGTTTACCAACGCCGTATATCGTCTGTATGATCTGAAGATCATCAACGGGGTATCCGAGACATCCTTTGCCCCGCATAAACTTATGTCCCGGGCAGAAGCGGCTGTGCTCATCGACCGCTATCTAAGCAGCGGACTGGAAGAAAGCTATAAGATGTAA
- a CDS encoding Maf family protein has product MNYSIVLASSSPRRLELIRTLGIEPLIIPSDVDESVDPMLTPSQVVEELASRKACSVASALPSNGGKMIVIGSDTIVVQDGEILGKPRDEEDARRMLRRLAGRSHHVYSGIACIDAVAGRELRGHRRTVVHMKALNDRQIERYIATGEPMDKAGSYAIQGIGATLISGIEGDYFNVVGLSVSLLSELLLEFGIEIL; this is encoded by the coding sequence ATGAACTATAGCATCGTCCTCGCTTCGTCTTCACCGCGCAGATTGGAACTCATTCGCACCCTTGGCATCGAACCGCTCATCATCCCGAGTGATGTCGATGAATCAGTGGATCCCATGCTCACACCCTCGCAGGTCGTCGAGGAATTAGCATCGCGCAAGGCTTGTTCTGTCGCTTCTGCATTGCCCTCCAACGGTGGGAAGATGATTGTCATAGGTTCCGATACGATCGTCGTACAGGACGGAGAGATCCTTGGGAAACCGCGGGATGAAGAAGATGCCCGCCGCATGCTGCGAAGGCTTGCCGGCCGCTCGCATCATGTTTACAGCGGGATCGCTTGCATCGACGCGGTCGCCGGCCGTGAGCTCCGCGGCCACAGGAGAACGGTTGTCCATATGAAGGCGTTGAACGATCGCCAGATCGAGCGATATATCGCGACGGGAGAACCGATGGACAAGGCGGGTTCCTATGCGATTCAGGGCATAGGTGCGACGCTGATCTCGGGGATTGAAGGCGATTATTTTAATGTGGTGGGGTTATCGGTGTCTCTCTTAAGCGAATTGTTGCTGGAATTTGGCATCGAGATTTTGTAA
- the radC gene encoding RadC family protein has translation MTLRDLPQTDRPRERMLREGVQALSDAELLAVLLRTGTYKESAVTLAQRILKQAGGLKHIPEMSVVEMTKIKGIGEAKALQIHAGIELGRRLSQLTYGERPVIRSPRDAAALLMEELRYFQKEHFVVLFLNTKNHVIAKETLSMGSLNAAIVHPREVYRSAVKRGAASIICAHNHPSGDPTPSREDLALTHRLTEAGNIIGIDLLDHLIIGDGVFVSLKEQGYM, from the coding sequence CTGACCCTGCGCGATCTCCCGCAAACCGACCGGCCCCGGGAACGGATGCTCCGGGAGGGAGTGCAGGCGCTCAGCGATGCGGAGCTCCTGGCTGTGCTGCTTCGCACGGGCACGTACAAGGAATCCGCAGTGACGTTAGCGCAGCGCATCTTGAAACAAGCGGGAGGATTGAAGCATATTCCGGAGATGAGCGTGGTAGAGATGACGAAGATCAAGGGCATCGGCGAGGCCAAGGCGCTGCAGATCCACGCGGGCATCGAACTGGGCAGAAGGCTGTCGCAGCTGACCTACGGTGAACGGCCCGTCATTCGGTCACCCCGTGATGCCGCTGCGCTTCTTATGGAAGAACTTCGATATTTTCAGAAGGAACATTTTGTCGTATTATTTTTGAATACCAAAAATCATGTCATCGCCAAGGAAACGCTCTCCATGGGCAGTTTGAATGCCGCGATCGTGCATCCGCGCGAAGTGTACCGCTCAGCGGTCAAGCGCGGCGCGGCATCGATCATCTGCGCGCATAATCACCCCAGCGGTGATCCTACGCCGAGCCGTGAAGATCTTGCCTTGACGCATCGATTGACTGAGGCGGGGAATATTATCGGTATCGATCTGCTGGATCATCTGATCATAGGGGATGGTGTGTTCGTCAGTTTGAAGGAGCAAGGCTATATGTAA
- a CDS encoding rod shape-determining protein, which yields MRGFTKDLGIDLGTANTLVYVKGKGVVLREPSVVAIRTDTKQIEAVGESAKKMIGRTPGSIRAIRPMKDGVIADFETTATMIKYFIQQALKKQRLFGRRPNVMVCVPSGITSVEQRAVEDATRQAGAKDAFTIEEPFAAAIGADLPVWEPTGSMVVDIGGGTTEVAVISLGGIVTSRSVRVAGDEMDESIIQYVKRTYNMMIGERTAEQLKLEIGSAFPLEDPETLEIRGRDLLTGLPKTITITSDEVAEALADPVNSIVDTVKITLERCPPELAADIMDRGIVLTGGGALLRNLDKLLARETGMPVIVAENPLDCVAIGTGRALDNLHLFTSRSGPAKRAR from the coding sequence ATGCGCGGCTTTACGAAAGATTTGGGTATAGATCTAGGTACAGCAAACACTTTGGTATACGTCAAGGGTAAGGGGGTCGTGCTGCGGGAACCTTCCGTGGTCGCGATCCGTACAGATACGAAGCAGATCGAAGCAGTAGGCGAGTCTGCGAAGAAGATGATCGGCCGGACGCCGGGTTCCATCCGTGCGATTCGTCCGATGAAGGACGGGGTGATAGCGGATTTCGAGACGACGGCCACGATGATCAAGTATTTCATCCAGCAGGCGCTGAAGAAGCAGCGGCTCTTCGGCAGAAGGCCGAATGTGATGGTCTGCGTGCCCTCAGGCATCACGTCTGTCGAACAGCGCGCTGTGGAGGATGCAACGCGGCAAGCCGGTGCCAAGGATGCCTTTACGATCGAGGAGCCCTTCGCGGCAGCTATCGGTGCGGATCTTCCCGTCTGGGAGCCGACCGGCAGCATGGTCGTCGATATCGGCGGCGGCACCACGGAAGTCGCTGTTATCTCGCTGGGCGGCATCGTTACTTCTCGGTCGGTGCGGGTTGCCGGCGATGAGATGGATGAATCGATCATCCAATATGTGAAGCGCACTTATAATATGATGATCGGAGAACGTACGGCTGAACAACTGAAATTGGAGATCGGCTCGGCGTTTCCGCTGGAAGATCCTGAGACTTTGGAGATCCGCGGACGCGATCTGCTTACCGGGCTGCCGAAGACGATTACCATCACATCCGATGAGGTGGCGGAAGCCTTAGCCGATCCGGTGAACAGCATCGTTGATACGGTGAAGATCACTTTGGAGCGCTGCCCTCCTGAATTGGCTGCGGATATCATGGATCGCGGCATCGTCTTGACCGGCGGCGGTGCACTCCTCAGAAATTTGGATAAGCTGCTGGCAAGAGAGACAGGCATGCCGGTCATCGTCGCTGAGAATCCGCTTGATTGCGTGGCGATCGGCACAGGACGAGCCTTGGACAATCTGCATCTCTTTACAAGCCGCTCCGGCCCGGCCAAGAGGGCTAGATAA
- the mreC gene encoding rod shape-determining protein MreC has product MIKLFGNKRLIMSLISLIIVIALMGVTLGNRGAVTWPEKMLQDTVAWLQGLIYKPAGYIAGFFEDISTLGQLRRENEVLKRTLSHYARDTARLNVLKAENERLKDLLNFTERQKSDELIYRVARVVAINHDGYNNVFKIDLGANDGIRESMAVVTPEGLIGRVIRVAEFSSNVLMLTDINDQSMNSRGISVTSMEHPDSFGVIESYDHETGYLIMSKIKQEDPLRVGDTVITSGLGGTYPPGLIVGTVVSRREGTFGITHVAEIKPAANMDMTGLREVLVVERAGEGANP; this is encoded by the coding sequence ATGATCAAATTGTTCGGCAATAAACGTTTGATAATGTCGTTGATCAGTCTGATCATCGTCATCGCGCTGATGGGCGTTACATTGGGCAATAGAGGAGCAGTTACCTGGCCGGAGAAGATGCTGCAAGATACCGTCGCATGGTTGCAAGGACTGATCTATAAGCCCGCTGGATATATAGCGGGTTTTTTTGAGGATATCAGCACCTTGGGACAGCTGCGCAGGGAGAATGAGGTGCTGAAGCGCACGCTTTCCCACTATGCGAGGGATACCGCGCGCCTTAATGTCCTCAAAGCAGAGAATGAACGACTCAAGGATCTCTTAAACTTTACAGAAAGACAGAAGTCCGATGAACTCATCTACCGCGTAGCCAGGGTAGTGGCCATTAACCATGACGGTTATAACAATGTGTTCAAGATCGATCTCGGCGCCAACGACGGCATCCGGGAATCCATGGCCGTCGTCACGCCGGAAGGTCTGATCGGCCGGGTCATCCGCGTTGCGGAATTCTCCTCGAACGTGCTCATGTTGACGGATATCAATGATCAAAGTATGAACTCCCGCGGCATCTCCGTCACTTCGATGGAGCATCCGGATTCCTTCGGCGTGATCGAATCCTATGACCACGAGACCGGTTATCTGATCATGAGCAAGATCAAACAAGAGGACCCGCTGAGAGTTGGAGACACGGTCATCACTTCAGGACTGGGAGGCACTTATCCGCCGGGATTAATCGTCGGAACGGTTGTATCGCGCAGGGAAGGAACCTTCGGTATCACCCATGTGGCGGAGATCAAACCAGCAGCGAATATGGACATGACAGGACTGCGTGAAGTACTTGTCGTCGAGCGGGCAGGTGAAGGGGCGAACCCATGA
- the mreD gene encoding rod shape-determining protein MreD, whose translation MIWYKHVLWFVVFFLFLLESSLIPWLVPSAAVELNLTFAAQFAFVLILYIAIYLNRHMALAMALVFGFMHDLIFYGHVLGAYTFGMSLVTYVISMLLRDSHVSWYVGIGSIGLGLLSFDFLVYGLYRLFQITSVTPWWHFVHAALPSLLLNLCFTSALYYPVIRIFARIERYVAPDESDAYPTGNP comes from the coding sequence ATGATCTGGTATAAGCATGTGCTCTGGTTCGTCGTCTTCTTTCTGTTCCTGCTCGAAAGCTCGCTCATTCCCTGGTTAGTGCCCAGTGCAGCTGTGGAACTGAATCTTACCTTTGCTGCACAGTTTGCCTTTGTCCTGATCCTGTATATCGCAATCTACCTGAATCGGCATATGGCCTTGGCGATGGCCCTTGTCTTTGGCTTCATGCATGATCTCATCTTCTACGGCCATGTGCTCGGCGCTTATACTTTCGGGATGAGCCTCGTCACCTATGTGATCTCGATGTTGCTGCGGGACTCCCATGTCTCGTGGTATGTCGGGATCGGATCGATCGGACTTGGTCTTCTGTCTTTTGATTTTCTGGTATACGGTCTGTATCGGCTTTTTCAGATCACTTCCGTTACCCCTTGGTGGCATTTTGTTCATGCGGCTCTTCCATCCCTGCTGCTTAATCTGTGCTTCACTTCTGCGTTATATTATCCTGTTATTCGCATCTTTGCGCGGATCGAAAGATATGTCGCGCCAGATGAATCGGATGCTTATCCAACCGGCAATCCATGA
- the minC gene encoding septum site-determining protein MinC translates to MTGKQQHVTIKGRKDGLVFVLDDRCPFSELLSELEYKLENSHSKLLSGPLVHVHVRLGQRQITEAEKDTLHNLINRRNLVVQSIESDVPQESAHRHKVLTGIVRSGQVLRHEGNLIFIGDVNPGGSIIATGDIFILGSLRGMAHAGEGNNPAAVIAASHFKPTQLRIADAISRPPDEWGIDDTMMMFAYMKDERMEIEKITHLYRFRPDAVEIYKGE, encoded by the coding sequence ATGACTGGCAAACAACAGCACGTAACGATAAAAGGAAGGAAAGATGGCCTCGTATTCGTACTAGACGACAGATGCCCCTTCTCCGAACTGCTCAGCGAGTTGGAATACAAACTGGAGAATTCGCACAGCAAGCTGCTGAGCGGTCCGCTCGTACATGTCCACGTCAGATTAGGACAGCGTCAGATCACCGAAGCCGAGAAGGATACCCTGCACAATCTCATCAACCGGCGCAACCTCGTCGTGCAGTCCATCGAGAGCGATGTGCCGCAGGAATCGGCGCACCGCCATAAGGTGCTGACCGGGATCGTTCGCTCCGGACAGGTGTTAAGACATGAAGGCAATCTGATCTTCATCGGAGACGTCAACCCGGGCGGATCGATCATCGCCACGGGCGACATCTTCATCCTGGGTTCGCTGCGCGGGATGGCCCATGCCGGAGAAGGCAATAATCCCGCTGCGGTCATCGCGGCATCGCATTTTAAGCCCACGCAGCTCAGAATCGCCGATGCGATCAGCCGGCCGCCGGATGAGTGGGGAATCGATGATACGATGATGATGTTCGCATATATGAAAGATGAACGGATGGAGATTGAGAAGATCACCCATCTGTACCGGTTTAGGCCGGATGCAGTCGAAATATACAAGGGAGAGTGA
- the minD gene encoding septum site-determining protein MinD, which yields MGEAIVVTSGKGGVGKTTSSANIATALAMLGKKVCMVDTDIGLRNLDVVMGLENRIIFDLVDVAEGRCRLQQALVKDKRFDELYLLPAAQTKDKLVVEPEDVKKMILDLKKEFDYVVIDCPAGIEQGFKNAVAGADQAIVVTTPENAAVRDADRIIGLLDKEGIKSPKLVINRARVNMMKKGDMLDIDEICAVLAIDLLGIVPDDEMVIKSANAGEPTVMDPHSKASIAYRNIARRILGDSVPLMALEEKSGIFSKVKKFFGMG from the coding sequence TTGGGAGAAGCGATCGTTGTTACATCGGGCAAAGGCGGAGTAGGCAAGACGACTTCATCAGCGAATATAGCGACTGCACTAGCGATGCTGGGGAAGAAAGTCTGCATGGTCGACACCGATATCGGGCTTCGCAACCTCGATGTTGTGATGGGTTTAGAGAACCGGATCATCTTCGACTTGGTCGATGTCGCTGAAGGTCGCTGCCGTCTGCAGCAAGCGCTGGTGAAGGATAAGCGGTTCGATGAATTGTACCTCCTGCCGGCGGCGCAGACGAAGGACAAACTAGTGGTCGAGCCGGAAGACGTCAAGAAGATGATCCTGGATCTCAAGAAGGAATTTGACTACGTGGTGATCGACTGCCCAGCGGGCATCGAGCAGGGTTTTAAAAATGCCGTAGCCGGCGCCGATCAAGCGATCGTCGTCACAACACCGGAGAATGCCGCGGTGCGCGATGCCGACCGGATCATCGGTCTTCTGGACAAGGAAGGCATCAAGAGCCCTAAGCTGGTGATCAACCGAGCGCGCGTGAATATGATGAAGAAGGGCGATATGCTCGATATCGATGAGATCTGCGCGGTGCTCGCCATCGATCTCCTCGGCATCGTTCCCGATGACGAGATGGTGATCAAATCGGCGAATGCCGGCGAGCCGACGGTGATGGACCCTCATTCCAAAGCATCCATCGCCTATCGTAATATCGCACGCCGCATCTTGGGCGATTCTGTACCGCTTATGGCGCTGGAAGAGAAGAGCGGGATCTTCAGTAAAGTCAAAAAGTTCTTCGGGATGGGATGA
- the rodA gene encoding rod shape-determining protein RodA: protein MRFLLAKLKRLDWILLFILLLFMGFSTMMIYSATIDNQQFGPQRLYYDNIRNYVVGFIVMFMAAMFDYRWLQKIVYALYGLGIILLVGIFFFGSEINNAQGWYKLPAGLSFQPAELMKLLLIIMIAHMLAKSKGETLSTLREVVPIAIIVLIPFVLVLIQPDLGNAIIYLVIMLGMLWIGNIKYSHVAIGLVIFIVALIASYNLYQAYHAEITEFFKAQGKGHWVKRIDTFLDPEQADPNASYQLRKSMTAIGSGRFTGDGFLQGNSVHNNYIPYAYSDAIFVVIAEEFGFLGSSILLLIYFLMLYRMIIASIHSSTFFGSYMIIGIVSYFVFQIFENIGMLLGIMPITGITLPFISYGGTSLIMNMLSIGIVMSIQIHRDKDQDLFDTA, encoded by the coding sequence ATGAGATTCTTGTTAGCCAAACTCAAACGCTTGGATTGGATCTTGCTGTTCATCCTTCTGCTGTTCATGGGATTCAGCACGATGATGATCTACAGCGCCACCATAGACAATCAGCAATTCGGTCCGCAGCGCCTGTACTATGACAATATCCGCAACTATGTGGTCGGCTTCATCGTGATGTTCATGGCCGCGATGTTCGATTACCGCTGGCTGCAGAAAATCGTATATGCGCTTTACGGACTTGGCATCATCCTCTTGGTTGGAATCTTCTTCTTCGGCTCTGAGATCAACAACGCTCAAGGCTGGTATAAGCTGCCGGCAGGGCTCAGCTTCCAGCCTGCAGAGCTGATGAAGCTGCTCTTGATCATCATGATCGCGCATATGCTGGCGAAGAGCAAAGGGGAGACGCTCAGCACGCTCCGCGAAGTCGTGCCGATTGCGATCATCGTCTTGATTCCCTTCGTACTGGTCTTAATCCAGCCTGATTTAGGGAACGCGATCATCTATCTCGTGATCATGCTCGGCATGCTCTGGATCGGCAATATCAAGTATTCCCATGTGGCGATTGGTCTCGTGATCTTCATCGTCGCGCTGATCGCATCTTACAATCTCTATCAGGCCTATCACGCCGAGATTACGGAATTCTTCAAAGCACAGGGCAAAGGACACTGGGTGAAGCGGATTGACACGTTCTTGGATCCGGAGCAGGCAGATCCCAACGCTTCCTATCAGCTGCGCAAGTCGATGACAGCGATCGGTTCCGGACGCTTCACCGGAGACGGATTCCTGCAAGGCAATTCCGTCCACAACAACTACATCCCCTATGCTTACTCTGATGCGATTTTCGTCGTGATCGCCGAGGAGTTTGGTTTCTTGGGATCGTCGATTCTCCTGCTCATTTATTTCTTAATGTTGTACCGGATGATCATCGCTTCGATACACAGTTCCACCTTCTTTGGCTCTTATATGATCATCGGCATCGTATCGTATTTTGTCTTTCAGATTTTCGAGAATATCGGCATGCTGCTGGGCATCATGCCGATTACGGGCATCACGCTGCCCTTCATCAGTTACGGAGGCACCTCACTGATCATGAATATGCTCTCGATCGGCATTGTGATGAGCATTCAGATTCATCGCGATAAGGATCAAGATTTATTTGACACGGCTTAA
- a CDS encoding methyl-accepting chemotaxis protein, whose amino-acid sequence MAKHIIEENAAQAAYETIQQTNEKLDTVLGVYEQMMLQMITNTNLHNWLFTANDQNRQTFDQLSARKEVQEYINQITFSNSLIANIMIIPKNPEHLTFSTLSSTSVSIDYEAPWFQEASSSQDNLWLHTRIGGYSNAQQRPQLGLARLMKTSLNQEFVVLFEINQEMLNQQVRGIQLSPSSQVYITNTQNLLLQAEDESLILAEAELAIPEGNRGIMRNEDGEEFIVVAHFSDKAKWFVVGIAPVAELTEDTKIVEQVIYVIIGVASLVAVALSLLVARTMGSPLRRLQRLMVEGAKGNLNVRTSFKNRDEIGQVGRSFNEMMEQITELVRQTNHSAAEVLMTAQELSHSAKDTAHSAREISEATEQIAHGAATLASEAERGNELVIDLSKQLQQVVEANRTMGQVAADVHKVSEQGTGYMVQLNDKTRVTEEITRRMVEKVDQLQESTASIRNLLDMLTQITQQTNILALNASIEASRSGAAGRGFMVIAGEIRKLADQSRQSIDIVAEMTEHIQGGIAETVSVMSEAYPLFQEQISAVRDADMIFNQVRERMTGLVQQADKVTEAIEQLEKAQRVLSDTMASVSAVSEESSAISEEVASSSAAQLNTSDALVNLVGKLERLSNELTDSLKKFKI is encoded by the coding sequence GTGGCGAAGCACATCATTGAAGAAAATGCTGCGCAGGCAGCTTATGAGACGATTCAGCAGACGAATGAGAAATTGGATACTGTGCTCGGCGTATACGAGCAGATGATGCTGCAGATGATCACGAACACCAACCTTCACAACTGGTTGTTTACAGCGAACGATCAGAATCGCCAGACCTTTGACCAGTTGAGTGCGCGAAAAGAGGTCCAGGAATATATTAACCAGATCACCTTTTCGAACTCCTTGATCGCCAACATCATGATCATCCCTAAGAATCCAGAGCATCTGACCTTCTCAACCTTGTCGTCCACCAGCGTCAGCATCGATTATGAAGCACCATGGTTCCAAGAGGCAAGCTCATCACAGGATAACCTCTGGCTGCATACGCGCATCGGCGGTTACAGCAACGCCCAGCAGCGGCCGCAGCTCGGTCTGGCAAGGCTGATGAAGACGAGTCTTAATCAGGAATTCGTGGTCCTCTTCGAGATCAACCAGGAGATGTTGAATCAACAGGTTCGCGGCATTCAATTGAGTCCATCCTCCCAGGTATACATAACGAACACCCAGAATCTTCTCCTGCAAGCAGAGGATGAAAGCCTCATCCTCGCAGAGGCAGAACTGGCCATACCCGAGGGCAATCGAGGCATCATGCGCAATGAGGATGGAGAAGAATTCATCGTTGTTGCACATTTTTCTGACAAGGCGAAATGGTTCGTCGTCGGAATTGCCCCCGTTGCTGAGCTGACCGAGGATACAAAGATCGTCGAACAGGTGATCTATGTCATCATCGGAGTCGCTTCCCTTGTTGCCGTAGCGCTCAGCCTGCTCGTCGCAAGAACGATGGGCAGCCCGCTCAGAAGATTGCAGCGTCTGATGGTAGAAGGTGCAAAAGGCAACTTGAACGTGCGGACGAGCTTTAAGAACCGCGATGAGATTGGACAGGTCGGCCGCAGCTTCAATGAGATGATGGAACAGATTACCGAGCTTGTACGGCAAACAAACCACTCTGCAGCTGAGGTGTTGATGACGGCGCAGGAGCTCTCCCATTCTGCAAAGGATACGGCGCATTCGGCGCGGGAGATCTCCGAGGCGACGGAGCAGATTGCCCATGGTGCGGCGACCCTGGCTTCCGAGGCGGAGCGCGGCAATGAGCTGGTCATCGATCTCAGCAAGCAGCTGCAACAGGTCGTAGAAGCGAACCGGACGATGGGCCAAGTTGCTGCCGATGTTCATAAGGTAAGTGAACAAGGTACGGGTTACATGGTGCAATTGAACGATAAAACGCGGGTGACGGAAGAGATCACTCGCCGCATGGTGGAGAAAGTCGATCAATTGCAGGAAAGCACCGCTTCGATTCGGAATCTGCTGGATATGCTGACGCAGATTACTCAGCAGACGAATATCCTTGCTCTGAATGCATCGATCGAAGCGTCGCGATCCGGAGCAGCCGGGCGCGGCTTCATGGTCATCGCCGGCGAGATTCGCAAACTGGCGGATCAGTCGAGACAGTCCATTGATATCGTCGCGGAGATGACGGAGCATATCCAAGGCGGTATCGCGGAAACCGTCAGCGTGATGTCGGAAGCCTACCCCCTCTTCCAAGAACAGATCTCCGCTGTAAGGGATGCGGATATGATCTTCAACCAAGTGCGCGAACGGATGACGGGTTTGGTCCAGCAAGCGGACAAGGTGACGGAAGCGATCGAACAGCTGGAGAAGGCGCAGAGGGTGCTGTCGGATACGATGGCAAGCGTCAGCGCGGTGTCCGAGGAATCCTCGGCGATCTCGGAAGAAGTCGCTTCCTCCAGCGCGGCGCAGCTGAATACAAGCGATGCTTTAGTGAACTTGGTCGGCAAGCTGGAGAGGCTGTCCAATGAGCTGACGGATTCCTTGAAGAAATTTAAAATTTAG
- a CDS encoding M23 family metallopeptidase gives MRMRLKSEIRRRRQARIEELKMLLSRSDASESELAVPLRPAVRSAASEMRQAGSAEHKPAAPPPAPMTAPPPRDPEEAWKRRMAAWSGQPLAELAEKDSPGRKRRRQIPAWGGLSFTSSFLSVMLFILVWGLYQLQEGWALRLQASVQKVLQEPFDVQEAANWYRSMFGGSYPSWIPAMRGDEHGGETRPVIKELAEVLRAPGKGKIVTPFDVNGQGVLIQMPADTPVIAAAKGRVVFQGLTSSGLTVVIQHPDHVRTVYGWLVGAEVAENDWVEQGDLIARGVQEKGAAGSGVLYFSVRVDDAYVNPADVVDFD, from the coding sequence ATGCGTATGCGGCTTAAGTCCGAGATCCGGCGGCGCAGACAAGCCCGCATCGAAGAGCTGAAGATGCTGTTATCCCGCTCTGACGCAAGCGAATCAGAACTAGCAGTACCGCTGAGACCGGCAGTGAGATCTGCTGCTTCGGAGATGAGACAGGCCGGCTCTGCGGAGCACAAGCCAGCGGCTCCTCCGCCTGCGCCCATGACAGCTCCTCCGCCCAGAGATCCGGAAGAAGCTTGGAAGAGACGAATGGCTGCTTGGAGTGGACAACCCCTTGCAGAACTTGCTGAGAAGGATTCGCCGGGCAGAAAGCGGAGGCGGCAGATCCCGGCTTGGGGAGGGCTGAGTTTTACAAGCTCCTTTCTCAGCGTCATGTTGTTCATCCTTGTCTGGGGATTGTATCAATTACAGGAAGGCTGGGCCCTTCGCTTGCAGGCATCGGTGCAGAAGGTGCTGCAAGAGCCCTTCGATGTCCAAGAAGCCGCGAACTGGTACCGCTCCATGTTTGGCGGTTCCTATCCCTCATGGATTCCCGCGATGCGGGGAGATGAGCATGGGGGAGAGACCCGGCCGGTGATTAAAGAATTGGCAGAGGTGCTGCGAGCTCCAGGGAAGGGGAAGATCGTCACCCCTTTCGATGTAAACGGCCAGGGCGTGCTCATCCAGATGCCCGCCGATACGCCGGTAATTGCTGCAGCCAAGGGACGGGTGGTGTTCCAAGGTCTGACCTCTTCCGGATTAACGGTGGTGATCCAGCATCCCGATCATGTGCGCACGGTATACGGCTGGCTGGTCGGTGCGGAAGTGGCCGAGAACGATTGGGTCGAGCAAGGGGATCTCATCGCCCGCGGCGTTCAAGAGAAGGGAGCGGCAGGAAGCGGCGTCCTGTATTTCTCCGTCAGAGTCGATGATGCGTATGTGAACCCTGCGGACGTGGTGGATTTTGATTAG